A genome region from Pseudanabaena sp. Chao 1811 includes the following:
- a CDS encoding potassium-transporting ATPase subunit F: MNNFLADLWQLATQKKYPKYIFFALCLNLIVAPAVYAANAESFTKFQAYALGLLGIATFAFSIYLFVVMFQPEKF; this comes from the coding sequence ATGAACAACTTTCTTGCCGATCTATGGCAACTCGCAACTCAAAAGAAATATCCTAAATATATCTTCTTTGCCCTCTGCCTCAACCTCATCGTTGCCCCCGCAGTCTATGCCGCCAATGCTGAAAGCTTCACCAAATTCCAAGCCTACGCTCTAGGACTTTTAGGAATTGCCACCTTTGCATTCTCTATCTATCTCTTTGTCGTGATGTTTCAACCTGAGAAGTTTTAA
- the kdpA gene encoding potassium-transporting ATPase subunit KdpA, whose product MLQGWMQIGITLLLIVAIAPIFGRYIARVFLGQKTFLDKVLTPFENLIFSLSGVQSKVQMTGWQYARAILYSNLVMAIMLFLMIMFQGALPLNPTGLSAPSWDTALHTTISFITNTDQQHYAGETTLSYFTQTLGLGFLFFTSAGTGLAIGIAFIRGLTGRSLGNFYVDLTQSITRILLPISIIGAIIFIAAGVPETLSAPVVVPTLEDANISQAIAIGPVAHFEIIKQLGENGGGFFSANSTHPFENPNGFTNLIQILAMISIPTALIFAYGEIAHNRKQAWLIFGMVFILYVIFIVVVGIGEYQGNPLVNALLGSQSPNLEGKEVRFGWAQSALFAVTTTGTMTGAVNSMHDSLMPSGGFITLSNLFLQIIWGGQGTGTAYLFAYLILAVFVTGLMVGRTPEFFGRKIEKNEVVLTSFLILLIHPIFILIPSAIALAFPDQLAGISNSGFHGLSQVVYEYASAAANNGSGFEGLADTQPASSALWWNLSTSVSLLGGRYIPAIALLLLADGISRKQPVAMTTGTLRTDTVLFTSVTAGVILIMGALTFFPVLALGSIAESFLIARGGG is encoded by the coding sequence ATGCTACAAGGATGGATGCAGATAGGAATTACACTGTTGCTGATTGTAGCGATCGCACCGATATTTGGTCGTTACATCGCACGGGTATTTTTAGGGCAAAAGACATTTCTAGACAAAGTTCTGACACCATTTGAGAATTTGATTTTTAGTCTCAGTGGCGTGCAGTCAAAGGTACAGATGACGGGCTGGCAATATGCTCGTGCAATTTTGTATAGTAATTTGGTCATGGCAATTATGCTATTCCTGATGATCATGTTTCAGGGAGCATTACCGCTAAATCCTACAGGTTTGAGCGCTCCTAGTTGGGATACCGCCTTACATACCACGATTTCCTTCATTACCAATACTGACCAGCAGCACTATGCTGGTGAAACCACTCTCAGTTACTTCACCCAGACCTTGGGTTTAGGATTTTTATTCTTTACTTCTGCGGGTACAGGATTAGCGATTGGGATTGCTTTTATTCGTGGTTTAACTGGGCGATCGCTTGGTAATTTCTATGTGGATTTAACGCAGTCGATTACGAGAATCCTGTTACCAATTAGCATTATTGGCGCAATTATATTCATTGCCGCAGGTGTCCCCGAAACCCTATCGGCTCCCGTAGTTGTGCCAACTTTAGAAGATGCAAATATTAGTCAGGCGATCGCGATCGGACCTGTCGCTCATTTCGAGATTATTAAGCAACTGGGCGAAAATGGCGGCGGATTTTTTAGTGCTAATTCTACCCACCCGTTTGAGAATCCCAATGGCTTTACGAATCTGATTCAAATTTTGGCGATGATTTCCATTCCTACGGCACTAATTTTTGCCTATGGCGAAATTGCTCATAACCGTAAGCAAGCTTGGCTCATTTTTGGAATGGTATTTATTCTCTATGTAATTTTTATTGTCGTGGTAGGAATTGGCGAATACCAAGGCAATCCTCTGGTGAATGCGTTACTTGGTTCGCAAAGCCCTAACCTTGAAGGAAAAGAAGTTCGCTTTGGTTGGGCGCAGTCTGCTCTATTTGCTGTGACCACCACAGGAACGATGACAGGTGCAGTAAATTCCATGCACGATTCCCTTATGCCTAGTGGCGGTTTTATCACTCTGTCAAATCTATTCCTGCAAATCATTTGGGGCGGACAGGGAACAGGAACCGCCTATTTATTTGCCTACTTGATTTTGGCGGTATTTGTGACAGGGCTAATGGTCGGTAGAACTCCAGAATTTTTTGGGCGCAAGATTGAGAAAAATGAAGTGGTTTTAACGAGTTTCTTGATTTTGCTAATCCATCCAATTTTTATTCTCATCCCTAGTGCGATCGCCTTAGCATTTCCCGATCAGTTGGCAGGGATTAGCAATTCTGGATTTCACGGACTCTCGCAAGTTGTCTATGAATATGCTTCGGCAGCCGCCAATAATGGTTCTGGTTTTGAAGGCTTAGCTGATACTCAACCCGCAAGCTCTGCTCTATGGTGGAATCTCAGCACTTCCGTCAGTTTGTTAGGCGGGCGTTATATTCCTGCGATCGCCTTATTACTTCTAGCGGATGGCATTTCGCGTAAGCAACCTGTGGCGATGACCACAGGGACATTGAGAACCGATACCGTTCTATTTACTAGCGTTACGGCTGGAGTGATTTTGATTATGGGAGCTTTAACTTTCTTTCCAGTACTAGCGCTTGGTTCTATTGCAGAAAGTTTTCTAATTGCTAGAGGAGGAGGTTGA
- a CDS encoding universal stress protein, which produces MIKAHRRGKHKIFIGMSPGVGKTYRMLEEGHRLRAEGIDVVIGLLETHNRIETAEKARGLEIVPRQQITCNSVTLAEMDTEAILERQPQLVLVDELAHTNVPNSEREKRYQDVEILLEAGIDVYSTVNIQHIESLNDTVAKITGIIVRERIPDRILEAADEVVVVDVTPETLQERLREGKIYAPEKIDQSLNNFFQRRHLIALRELALREIADNIEDDLEAHDQSLSSTNPVCNIHERVLVCVSTYPNSLQLLRRGARIANYMHAQLYVLFVDDPDRFLTKAESLHIETCERLCKEFEGTFIRVRDSNALKAIVDTAKSYRVTQIVMGESQKSRWQILFKGSLTQRILRLLKNVDIHIISTGKTSDI; this is translated from the coding sequence ATGATTAAAGCTCATCGACGAGGCAAGCATAAAATATTTATCGGTATGAGTCCAGGAGTCGGTAAAACCTATCGGATGCTAGAGGAAGGACATCGACTACGTGCTGAAGGAATTGATGTGGTCATTGGACTATTGGAAACCCATAACCGTATTGAAACCGCAGAAAAGGCAAGAGGTTTAGAAATAGTTCCCCGTCAACAGATTACTTGTAATTCTGTGACTCTTGCGGAAATGGATACGGAGGCAATTCTCGAACGTCAGCCACAGCTAGTACTCGTGGATGAATTGGCTCATACGAATGTGCCAAATTCTGAACGAGAAAAGCGTTATCAGGATGTAGAAATACTTCTAGAAGCAGGGATTGATGTTTATTCCACTGTAAATATTCAACATATCGAGAGCCTAAATGACACAGTGGCGAAGATTACAGGCATAATCGTACGGGAGCGTATTCCTGATCGCATTTTAGAAGCTGCCGATGAAGTCGTTGTCGTTGATGTTACCCCTGAGACCCTCCAAGAACGACTACGCGAAGGCAAAATCTATGCGCCTGAAAAAATCGATCAATCTCTGAATAATTTTTTTCAGCGTCGTCATTTGATTGCTTTACGAGAGCTAGCGTTGCGGGAAATTGCCGATAATATCGAAGACGATCTGGAAGCTCATGATCAGTCATTGTCCTCTACAAACCCTGTTTGTAATATTCACGAACGAGTTTTAGTTTGTGTTTCCACCTATCCTAATTCACTGCAATTATTGCGAAGAGGAGCAAGGATTGCCAACTATATGCACGCTCAGTTATATGTGCTATTCGTTGACGATCCCGATCGCTTTTTGACTAAGGCTGAAAGCTTACATATTGAGACCTGTGAGCGTCTATGTAAGGAATTTGAGGGGACTTTTATCCGTGTGCGTGATAGTAATGCCTTGAAAGCGATCGTCGATACGGCAAAAAGCTATCGAGTCACGCAGATTGTCATGGGCGAGAGTCAAAAATCTCGTTGGCAAATTTTATTTAAGGGGTCTCTCACCCAACGGATTTTAAGGCTTCTCAAAAATGTTGATATTCACATCATTTCCACAGGTAAGACCTCAGATATTTAG
- a CDS encoding Eco57I restriction-modification methylase domain-containing protein: protein MGFAILAYLVLLFPSIGCIVIGNPPYGVTLTKQEDSLFRQNYQVSNYQIDTYTLFTELGIKISNPNFILCLIIPNTWYASIYDTQYRKYLIDNKFVNSITTCPVNTFDDAVVETCILECIPKNNKDYFEVYSLKKEELNKVLFDDIISNERYSIGSFSKSSDFTLTKK, encoded by the coding sequence TTGGGTTTTGCTATCCTAGCTTATCTTGTACTACTCTTTCCCTCAATAGGCTGTATCGTAATTGGTAATCCGCCTTATGGAGTAACATTAACTAAACAAGAAGACTCTCTATTTAGGCAAAATTATCAAGTATCGAATTATCAAATTGATACATATACTTTATTTACTGAGTTAGGAATAAAAATTAGCAACCCTAACTTTATTCTATGTTTGATTATCCCTAATACTTGGTATGCATCAATTTATGATACTCAATATAGAAAGTATTTAATAGATAATAAATTTGTTAATAGCATTACAACTTGCCCAGTTAATACCTTTGATGATGCCGTAGTTGAAACCTGCATTTTAGAATGCATCCCCAAAAATAATAAAGATTATTTTGAAGTTTATTCTCTCAAAAAAGAAGAATTAAACAAGGTTCTATTTGATGACATTATATCTAATGAAAGATATTCAATTGGTTCATTTTCAAAATCAAGTGATTTTACGCTGACAAAAAAATAA
- the msrP gene encoding protein-methionine-sulfoxide reductase catalytic subunit MsrP, which produces MTLIKILPDWFLPESQATSESVYLNRRRFLKSTGLGSLSMIGLLAGCQTLEEKKAIVKQQISNERLKAITASRNLAFTLDRPITEEYSAAVYTNFYEFSGDKDVWKYVDKFQPHPWTIEVTGLVAKPQKFAIEDLIAKMPIEERLYRHRCVEAWAMAVPWMGFPLKRLIELVEPKANATHVKFTTFFRTKQASRQILHNQPWPYTEGLTIKEAMNELAFMAVGIYGHELPKQHGAPIRLVLPWKYGYKSIKSIEKIEFSDRQPSTFWNTRIPEEYDFAANVNPNIPHPRWSQASEKMLGTGDRYATQMYNGYASYVASLY; this is translated from the coding sequence ATGACCTTGATCAAAATTCTTCCTGATTGGTTTCTGCCCGAGAGTCAAGCCACATCAGAATCGGTGTACCTGAATCGTCGCCGATTTTTAAAGAGTACTGGTTTAGGGAGCCTAAGCATGATCGGGTTGCTGGCAGGTTGTCAAACCCTCGAAGAGAAAAAAGCGATCGTCAAGCAACAGATATCTAATGAACGACTGAAAGCAATTACAGCCTCTCGCAACCTTGCCTTTACCCTCGATCGCCCAATTACGGAAGAATATAGCGCGGCTGTCTATACCAACTTCTATGAATTCAGTGGAGACAAAGATGTATGGAAATATGTGGATAAATTTCAGCCCCATCCTTGGACGATAGAAGTCACGGGACTAGTAGCGAAGCCTCAGAAATTTGCGATCGAGGACTTAATCGCCAAAATGCCCATCGAAGAGAGGCTCTATCGCCATCGCTGTGTGGAGGCTTGGGCAATGGCAGTACCTTGGATGGGCTTCCCTTTAAAGCGATTAATCGAGTTAGTGGAACCGAAAGCAAATGCTACTCATGTCAAGTTCACCACATTTTTTCGTACTAAACAGGCAAGCAGACAGATTTTGCATAATCAGCCTTGGCCCTATACGGAAGGATTAACGATCAAAGAAGCGATGAATGAATTGGCTTTTATGGCTGTTGGTATTTACGGTCATGAATTACCCAAACAGCATGGCGCTCCGATTCGATTAGTTTTGCCTTGGAAATATGGTTACAAGAGTATCAAGTCCATTGAGAAAATCGAATTTAGCGATCGCCAACCTTCCACATTTTGGAACACTCGTATTCCCGAAGAATATGATTTTGCTGCTAATGTCAATCCGAATATCCCGCATCCACGCTGGTCGCAGGCAAGTGAAAAAATGTTAGGAACAGGCGATCGCTATGCTACGCAAATGTATAACGGCTATGCGTCCTATGTTGCTAGTTTGTACTAA
- a CDS encoding TaqI-like C-terminal specificity domain-containing protein, with protein MFPYRLSWKGGFVNYGDWIAAPRKPIWFEANPRIVVREVTSKGHIFATLIFDEYVFSNSVDGIKSKSNNIQDLKILLAILNSKFARFFHLNKSGNSSKDTFPKILLQDLREFPFPKGRSNFEEISIIVDEILTAKKGDPNADTSELEKKCDHLVYKLYQLTYEEVKIIDPEFELTEQALVS; from the coding sequence ATTTTTCCATACAGATTATCATGGAAAGGTGGCTTTGTAAATTATGGAGATTGGATTGCAGCACCTAGAAAGCCAATATGGTTTGAGGCTAATCCCAGAATTGTTGTTAGAGAGGTTACATCAAAAGGACATATTTTTGCAACACTAATATTTGATGAATATGTTTTCTCAAATTCAGTTGATGGAATAAAAAGTAAATCAAATAATATTCAAGATTTAAAAATTTTGCTTGCTATACTCAACTCTAAGTTTGCACGGTTCTTTCACTTAAATAAATCTGGTAATAGCTCAAAAGACACTTTCCCTAAAATTTTACTTCAAGATCTCAGAGAATTCCCATTTCCAAAAGGTAGAAGCAATTTTGAAGAAATCTCGATAATTGTTGACGAAATTCTCACTGCTAAAAAAGGCGATCCTAATGCTGATACGAGCGAATTAGAAAAGAAGTGCGATCACTTAGTTTACAAACTCTATCAACTCACCTATGAAGAAGTAAAAATCATTGATCCAGAATTTGAACTAACAGAACAGGCACTGGTGAGTTAA
- the kdpB gene encoding potassium-transporting ATPase subunit KdpB yields the protein MPSGTRDSRKHTPKASMAGLYQRAICDAFRKLNPKIAVRNPVMFMVWVGTLVTLLVTIDPNFFGNVQADPNQQRLLNGAITIILFFTVVFANFAEAIAEGRGKAQADSLRTTRSDTIARKVLPDGTVQPTSSTELRRGDFVKVAIGEMIPADGEVIAGLASVDESAITGESAPVLKQPGTDIASSVTGGTRVVSDELTIRITADPGQGFIDRMIALVEGAERTKTPNEIALTVLLTVLTQVFLIVVATMTPLANYVNTPTTIAILVSLLVALIPTTIGGLLSAIGIAGMDRVAQFNVIATSGRAVEACGDINTLVLDKTGTITLGNRLADEFIPVNGHSLAEVATVALAASIFDETPEGRSIVQLAEQSGAVLNFDRNQAKGIDFSARTRMSGTDLPDNIEVRKGAVDAIRGFVRSRAGHVPEEFESAYEKVSKLGGTPLGLCQGGDLYGVIYLKDIVKPGLRERFDQLRRMGVRTIMLTGDNQITASVIAQEAGVDDFIAEATPEDKIEVIRSEQAQGKLVAMTGDGTNDAPALAQANVGVAMNSGTQAAKEAANMVDLDSDPTKLIDLVAIGKQLLITRGALTTFSIANDIAKYFAIIPTIFAAAGIGALNIMGLKSPQSAILSALIYNALIIPALIPLALKGVKFRPLTADQLLQRNILLYGLGGVIAPFIAIKFIDILLPIT from the coding sequence ATGCCTAGCGGCACTCGTGACTCGCGTAAACATACGCCCAAAGCATCAATGGCGGGACTCTACCAACGTGCTATTTGTGATGCTTTTCGGAAACTGAATCCCAAAATTGCAGTACGAAATCCTGTCATGTTTATGGTTTGGGTTGGCACATTAGTTACTTTACTTGTCACCATCGATCCGAATTTCTTTGGTAATGTCCAAGCCGATCCCAATCAACAAAGGCTTCTCAATGGTGCGATTACAATCATTCTCTTCTTTACAGTGGTATTTGCCAACTTTGCCGAGGCGATCGCTGAGGGACGGGGTAAAGCTCAGGCTGATTCCCTACGCACCACGCGATCGGATACGATCGCTCGAAAAGTTCTTCCCGATGGCACGGTTCAACCCACTAGTTCTACGGAATTGCGGCGTGGTGACTTTGTGAAAGTAGCGATCGGTGAGATGATTCCTGCCGATGGAGAAGTGATCGCAGGTTTAGCTTCCGTTGATGAATCCGCCATCACAGGCGAATCGGCTCCCGTTCTCAAGCAACCGGGGACGGATATCGCTAGTTCCGTTACAGGTGGTACTCGCGTAGTTTCCGATGAATTGACGATTCGGATTACTGCCGACCCCGGACAGGGATTTATCGATCGCATGATTGCCCTAGTCGAAGGAGCCGAGCGCACAAAAACGCCTAACGAAATTGCCTTGACCGTACTGCTAACGGTGCTAACACAGGTGTTTCTGATTGTCGTGGCAACGATGACTCCCCTCGCCAATTATGTCAATACGCCCACCACGATCGCAATTTTGGTTTCCCTTTTAGTTGCCCTGATTCCGACGACGATTGGCGGCTTACTCAGTGCGATCGGGATTGCAGGTATGGATCGAGTCGCTCAATTTAATGTGATTGCCACCTCTGGTCGTGCTGTCGAAGCTTGCGGTGATATCAATACCCTCGTTCTCGATAAGACTGGCACAATTACCCTCGGCAATCGCCTCGCCGATGAGTTTATCCCCGTTAATGGTCACAGCCTCGCTGAGGTTGCTACAGTTGCGCTTGCGGCAAGCATCTTTGATGAAACCCCTGAAGGACGCTCGATTGTGCAATTAGCCGAACAATCAGGAGCCGTGCTGAATTTCGATCGCAACCAAGCTAAAGGCATTGATTTCTCCGCCCGTACCCGCATGAGTGGCACAGATTTACCCGATAATATCGAAGTTCGCAAGGGAGCCGTAGATGCAATTCGAGGCTTTGTGCGATCGCGTGCTGGACATGTTCCAGAGGAATTTGAATCTGCCTATGAGAAAGTCTCCAAACTAGGCGGCACTCCCTTGGGCTTATGTCAGGGCGGCGACCTCTACGGAGTCATTTATCTCAAAGATATTGTCAAACCCGGATTGCGCGAACGTTTCGATCAACTGCGACGGATGGGTGTCCGCACGATCATGCTCACAGGCGATAACCAGATTACTGCTTCCGTAATTGCTCAAGAGGCAGGGGTCGATGACTTCATCGCTGAAGCAACTCCCGAAGATAAAATCGAAGTCATTCGTAGCGAACAGGCTCAGGGCAAACTAGTAGCGATGACAGGGGATGGCACAAATGACGCTCCTGCCTTGGCTCAGGCAAATGTGGGCGTAGCGATGAACTCAGGGACACAAGCCGCCAAGGAAGCTGCAAATATGGTGGATTTGGATAGCGATCCGACTAAGCTAATTGATCTCGTGGCGATCGGGAAGCAACTGCTGATTACCCGTGGTGCATTGACCACTTTTTCGATCGCCAATGACATCGCCAAATACTTCGCGATTATCCCCACGATCTTCGCCGCCGCAGGAATTGGCGCATTAAATATCATGGGTCTCAAGAGTCCCCAATCGGCAATTCTCTCAGCATTAATCTACAACGCTTTGATTATTCCTGCCCTAATTCCTCTAGCGCTCAAAGGTGTCAAATTTCGACCTCTCACTGCCGATCAACTCCTCCAGCGCAATATTCTCCTCTACGGACTGGGAGGAGTAATCGCTCCATTTATTGCCATCAAGTTTATCGATATTCTTCTCCCAATCACTTGA
- a CDS encoding ribonuclease HII yields MNREDLRSLEIANYPVAGVDEVGRGCLFGEVVAVAVILPIEKMAYLADLGVTDSKKLSASKREHLDKIIREVAIAYAIGTASVAEIDQINILAASLLAMERAISQLNPQPKHCLVDGNQPLRFQLIAPIPQTTVVQGDSLSISIAAASIVAKVWRDRQMIELAKTYTGYDIATNKGYGTPKHREAIKNLGYTDLHRQTFKIRAAK; encoded by the coding sequence ATGAACCGAGAAGATTTGCGATCACTAGAAATTGCCAACTATCCAGTTGCAGGAGTTGATGAAGTTGGTCGAGGTTGCCTTTTTGGTGAAGTGGTCGCCGTAGCAGTAATTTTGCCTATTGAGAAAATGGCATATTTAGCAGATTTAGGCGTAACTGATAGCAAAAAACTGTCGGCATCAAAGCGTGAGCATTTAGACAAGATCATTCGTGAAGTAGCGATCGCCTATGCAATTGGGACTGCCTCAGTTGCAGAAATCGATCAGATCAATATTCTCGCCGCAAGTTTGTTAGCTATGGAAAGGGCAATTTCTCAACTTAACCCACAGCCCAAGCATTGCTTGGTTGATGGTAATCAGCCTTTACGCTTTCAACTAATTGCGCCTATTCCCCAAACAACCGTAGTTCAGGGTGATTCCTTATCAATTTCTATTGCGGCGGCGAGTATTGTCGCAAAGGTGTGGCGCGATCGCCAAATGATCGAACTTGCCAAAACCTATACAGGATATGATATTGCTACGAATAAAGGCTATGGAACTCCTAAGCATCGAGAAGCGATTAAGAACCTTGGTTACACCGATCTCCATCGTCAAACATTTAAGATACGTGCAGCAAAATAA
- the kdpC gene encoding K(+)-transporting ATPase subunit C encodes MNEIIKAIRATLVLWILVAVIYPFGILAIAKLPFLSNQANGSLILNAQGQIVGSALIGQPFTSDKYFNSRPSTTNYSTANPQKDDAGILKTGVSGASNLAPSNPDLLNRIKGKSDPDPSKAIAGDITRLQTAGIKPTADLIYTSGSSLDPHITPEAAKAQIQKVALARKVEPSKLETLIQQNTDRRFLGIFGEDGVNVLKLNLALDSL; translated from the coding sequence ATGAATGAAATTATTAAGGCTATTCGTGCCACTCTTGTTCTTTGGATACTCGTCGCTGTGATTTATCCTTTTGGAATATTAGCGATCGCCAAATTACCATTTCTCTCAAATCAAGCCAATGGTAGCCTCATCCTTAATGCTCAAGGACAAATAGTTGGTTCTGCACTGATTGGACAACCATTTACCAGTGACAAATATTTCAATAGTCGCCCTAGTACCACCAACTACAGCACCGCTAATCCTCAAAAAGATGATGCTGGTATTCTAAAAACTGGAGTTTCAGGCGCGAGTAATTTAGCACCTAGCAATCCCGATCTGCTAAATCGCATTAAAGGTAAGTCTGACCCCGATCCTAGTAAGGCGATCGCGGGAGATATCACCAGACTTCAAACAGCAGGTATTAAACCCACCGCAGATTTGATTTATACCTCTGGTTCTAGCCTCGATCCTCACATTACCCCTGAAGCCGCTAAAGCTCAAATCCAAAAAGTAGCTCTAGCTCGCAAAGTTGAACCTAGTAAGCTAGAAACATTAATTCAACAAAATACTGATCGCCGTTTTCTCGGTATCTTTGGCGAAGATGGCGTGAATGTGTTAAAGCTTAACTTAGCTTTAGATAGTTTATGA
- a CDS encoding IS256 family transposase, with amino-acid sequence MNIRKELLDELLQECKTPPDLFGEGGILKQLTTALVERALEAELSTHLGYGKHEPRPEGQTNSRNGYSQKKVQGDFGVAEIAVPRDRQGEFEPQMVKKGQSRLSGLDEKIIALYARGMSVRDIQAQLQEMDGVEVSPTLISNVTDAVIDEVKQWQNRPLEAVYPIVFLDCLVIKVRDNGRVINKSLYFALGVNMDGYKELLGMWISPNEGAKFWLSVLTEIHNRGVKDILIACVDGLTGFPNAIETVFPKTQVQLCIVHMVRNSVAFVPWQQRKQVCADLKAIYSAATESEAEFNLELFAEKWDKQYPSISKSWRSHWANIIPFFAFPTEIRRAIYTTNAIESMNSSLRKVIKSQQIFPSDDAAFKLVYLAMRNISKKWTMPIRDWKPALNRFAILFEDRLHV; translated from the coding sequence ATGAATATACGCAAAGAATTGCTCGACGAATTGCTGCAAGAATGTAAAACACCACCTGACCTATTCGGAGAAGGAGGCATTCTGAAACAACTGACAACCGCGTTGGTGGAGAGAGCATTGGAAGCAGAACTATCAACCCATCTGGGATACGGTAAGCACGAACCTAGACCAGAAGGACAAACCAACAGTCGCAACGGTTATAGCCAGAAAAAAGTGCAAGGTGACTTTGGCGTAGCCGAAATCGCAGTCCCCCGAGATCGGCAAGGGGAGTTTGAACCGCAGATGGTGAAGAAAGGACAAAGTCGCTTGTCAGGACTAGATGAAAAGATCATTGCTCTCTACGCACGAGGTATGAGTGTCAGGGATATTCAAGCCCAGTTGCAAGAAATGGATGGTGTTGAAGTATCACCAACACTTATTTCCAATGTTACAGATGCAGTAATTGACGAGGTGAAGCAATGGCAAAACCGTCCCCTTGAAGCAGTCTATCCAATCGTCTTTCTGGACTGTCTAGTCATCAAAGTCCGAGACAATGGCAGAGTGATTAACAAATCCTTGTACTTTGCCTTGGGCGTGAATATGGACGGGTACAAGGAATTACTGGGTATGTGGATTTCTCCGAATGAAGGTGCGAAATTCTGGTTGTCAGTACTCACCGAAATTCACAACCGTGGGGTCAAAGATATTTTGATTGCCTGTGTCGATGGCTTGACTGGTTTCCCTAATGCGATTGAGACGGTATTTCCTAAAACTCAGGTGCAGTTATGCATTGTCCACATGGTCAGAAACTCGGTCGCTTTTGTACCTTGGCAACAACGCAAGCAAGTTTGTGCTGACCTCAAGGCTATTTATAGCGCGGCGACGGAATCGGAGGCTGAGTTTAATCTCGAACTCTTTGCTGAAAAGTGGGACAAGCAATATCCATCAATCTCCAAGTCTTGGCGCAGTCATTGGGCAAACATTATCCCCTTCTTTGCTTTCCCGACCGAGATTCGCAGGGCGATTTATACCACCAATGCGATTGAGTCGATGAACAGTAGTTTGCGGAAGGTGATTAAATCCCAACAGATTTTTCCCTCTGATGATGCTGCTTTCAAGCTCGTTTATTTAGCAATGCGGAATATCTCGAAGAAGTGGACGATGCCGATTCGTGATTGGAAACCTGCTCTTAATCGCTTTGCCATCCTCTTCGAGGATCGTCTCCACGTCTAG
- a CDS encoding helix-turn-helix domain-containing protein, which translates to MAPYSLDLREKIVANYEAGNTSIREVAKQFQVATKTVQKLLNQYRETGELNHKPLGSPIKSPLEAHQEKILEIVSEHPDWTLWQYCEEVAEQTGVSVTTGSMCRFFQRHNITLKKRPIAMKR; encoded by the coding sequence ATGGCACCTTACTCACTAGATCTCAGAGAAAAGATCGTAGCAAACTACGAAGCAGGAAATACATCGATTCGGGAAGTAGCGAAGCAATTTCAAGTCGCGACGAAAACAGTGCAAAAACTACTGAATCAATACCGAGAGACAGGAGAACTAAACCACAAACCATTAGGTAGTCCAATCAAAAGTCCCCTCGAAGCGCATCAGGAGAAAATCCTCGAAATTGTCTCAGAGCATCCAGATTGGACACTATGGCAGTACTGTGAAGAAGTAGCAGAACAAACAGGAGTATCAGTGACCACAGGCAGCATGTGCCGATTTTTCCAGAGGCATAACATCACTCTAAAAAAAAGACCTATCGCCATGAAAAGGTAA